One Gemmatimonadota bacterium genomic region harbors:
- a CDS encoding MATE family efflux transporter: MPARYTLESRSRLKRATALLWDALRGRGGSPTEGPLTTAILLLAIPMVLEMVMESIFAVVDIFFVSRLGADAVAAVGITESLMTMVYTLAMGLSIGVTATVARRIGEGDREAASRATAQGMVLGGLLALALGVLGAWKAPDLLRLMGATPSVVDAGQGYARVLLGTNGVIMLLFLLNAAFRGAGDAAIAMRVLWLANGINLILDPALIFGLGPFPELGVTGAAVATSIGRGAAVCVQIVTLFRLSDRLRLGLRHFRPRVDVMARLVRLSATGTFQIFVGTASWIGLVRVLAGFGPEAVAGYTLAIRVVMFALLPAWGLSNAAATMVGQNMGAGLPERAERSVWQACWMNMAFLGTVGLFFVVFARPLIGLFGVDAVTAGFARDALRIVSAGFLFYAFGMTLTQAFNGAGDAWTPTWLNVLCFWMWEIPLAWGLAFRGELGAHGVFVAIAVAYATLAVFAAVLFRRGRWKTVAL, translated from the coding sequence CCATCCCCATGGTGCTGGAGATGGTGATGGAGTCCATCTTCGCCGTGGTCGACATCTTCTTCGTGTCCCGTCTGGGGGCCGACGCGGTGGCGGCCGTGGGCATCACCGAATCGCTGATGACCATGGTCTACACGCTGGCCATGGGGCTCTCGATCGGAGTGACCGCCACGGTGGCGCGCCGCATCGGCGAGGGAGACCGCGAAGCCGCTTCGCGCGCCACCGCGCAGGGGATGGTGCTCGGGGGTCTGTTGGCCCTGGCGCTGGGTGTGCTGGGGGCCTGGAAGGCGCCCGACCTCCTGCGTCTGATGGGCGCGACGCCGTCCGTGGTGGACGCGGGACAGGGCTACGCGCGCGTGCTGCTGGGCACGAACGGCGTGATCATGCTGCTGTTCCTGCTCAACGCCGCCTTCCGCGGGGCGGGGGACGCGGCCATCGCCATGCGCGTGCTGTGGCTGGCCAACGGCATCAACCTGATCCTCGATCCGGCGCTGATCTTCGGGCTGGGCCCGTTCCCCGAGCTCGGCGTGACGGGCGCCGCGGTGGCCACCTCCATCGGACGCGGTGCGGCCGTGTGCGTGCAGATCGTGACGCTGTTCCGGCTGTCGGACCGCCTGCGGTTGGGGCTGCGTCACTTCCGGCCGCGTGTGGACGTGATGGCGCGGCTGGTGCGCCTGTCGGCCACCGGCACGTTCCAGATCTTCGTGGGCACCGCGTCCTGGATCGGTCTGGTGCGCGTGTTGGCGGGCTTCGGTCCGGAGGCCGTGGCCGGCTACACGCTGGCCATACGGGTGGTGATGTTCGCGCTCCTCCCGGCGTGGGGGCTCTCGAACGCCGCGGCCACCATGGTGGGGCAGAACATGGGGGCCGGGCTGCCGGAGCGCGCCGAGCGGTCGGTGTGGCAGGCCTGCTGGATGAACATGGCGTTCCTGGGGACGGTAGGGCTGTTCTTCGTCGTGTTCGCGCGACCGTTGATCGGGCTGTTCGGCGTGGACGCGGTGACGGCCGGGTTCGCCCGGGATGCGCTGCGCATCGTGAGCGCGGGCTTCCTGTTCTACGCGTTCGGCATGACGCTCACCCAGGCCTTCAACGGAGCGGGAGACGCGTGGACACCCACCTGGCTCAACGTGCTGTGCTTCTGGATGTGGGAGATCCCGCTGGCCTGGGGGCTCGCCTTCCGGGGGGAGCTGGGCGCGCACGGCGTGTTCGTGGCCATCGCGGTGGCGTATGCCACGCTGGCCGTGTTCGCGGCGGTGCTGTTCCGGCGGGGTCGGTGGAAGACCGTCGCGCTTTGA
- a CDS encoding DUF5916 domain-containing protein — MAKRWRLIPLALLAIGLPDGLRAQAGGVDPLPAPVEDPLSLPRPTLQALRTDEPIVLDGRLDEEAWHRADSTDGVFWTTIPRQGHPSRERTVVRVLYDAEKIYIGAMLFDPSPDQLFSAGLEQDFRTENSDMFAFALDTYLDRQNAFMFSVNPAGALFDAQAFNDQAYVNREWEGIVEVSTSVQEWGWIAEVAIPITTLRFDATRPDQTWGVNFSRRIRRFSEDSFWAPLSRQYRLYKMSLAGTLTGLQDLRQGRNLWIKPWSSVGRAEGITHTSADTRVEGGLDLKWGLTPQLTLDVTALTDFSQVEVDEQQVNLTRFPLFFPEKRDFFLENDGIFGFQDAQVRNYRLGSGPSDFKLFHSRRIGLSPEREPLPIGGGARLTGRMGAFDVGLLNMQTRDDPLAEPENFTVVRLRRNLLTSSDVGVMFTNRQTTGGDDAYNRAAGVDGNFRFGSTLVNAYVAASDQPDAEGSTMAGKLEVAWRSPLWDVSAFGKTVGDGFNPGLGFVSRRAFRQAFVTVGAHPQPDLRGVAEINPYVDASIYTNLDGDLETRELTGGVQVSFMNSSTLTFEGLRQHEMLSAATPIAGATVPAGEYDFGLVTARYQSDGGRPLSGSLSATHGSFYDGDRTSIGGAVALRPDYHWFVEGSFQRNRLTLGGEQVDADLYGARVRYGYDTRTFFNAFVQYNGAADELVSNVRFNLIHAPLSDLFLVYSERRDRDPAPGTDALIDRVLTLKVTRLFAF, encoded by the coding sequence ATGGCAAAGCGTTGGCGCTTGATCCCGCTCGCCCTGCTGGCGATCGGCCTCCCGGACGGGCTCCGTGCCCAGGCCGGTGGGGTGGACCCGCTCCCCGCTCCGGTCGAGGACCCCCTCTCCCTGCCCCGTCCCACCCTGCAGGCGCTTCGCACCGACGAGCCGATCGTGCTGGACGGCCGCCTGGACGAGGAGGCCTGGCACCGCGCCGACTCCACGGACGGGGTGTTCTGGACCACCATCCCCCGGCAGGGCCATCCGTCCCGCGAGCGCACCGTGGTGCGGGTGCTCTACGACGCCGAGAAGATCTATATCGGCGCCATGCTGTTCGATCCCAGCCCGGATCAGCTCTTCTCGGCCGGCCTCGAGCAGGATTTCCGGACCGAGAACTCGGACATGTTCGCGTTCGCGCTGGACACGTACCTGGATCGGCAGAACGCCTTCATGTTCTCGGTCAACCCGGCCGGGGCCCTGTTCGATGCACAGGCCTTCAACGACCAGGCCTACGTCAACCGCGAATGGGAGGGCATCGTCGAGGTCTCCACGTCCGTGCAGGAGTGGGGCTGGATCGCGGAGGTGGCCATCCCCATCACCACGTTGCGCTTCGACGCCACCCGGCCCGATCAGACGTGGGGCGTCAACTTCTCCCGCCGCATCCGCCGCTTCAGCGAGGACTCGTTCTGGGCTCCCCTCAGCCGGCAGTACCGGCTGTACAAGATGTCGCTGGCGGGTACGCTGACCGGGCTCCAGGATCTGCGGCAGGGCCGCAACCTGTGGATCAAGCCGTGGAGCAGCGTCGGCCGCGCCGAAGGGATCACGCACACCAGTGCCGACACCCGGGTGGAAGGCGGCCTGGATCTCAAGTGGGGTCTGACACCGCAGTTGACCCTGGACGTCACGGCGCTCACGGACTTCTCCCAGGTGGAGGTGGACGAGCAGCAGGTCAACCTCACGCGGTTCCCGCTGTTCTTCCCCGAGAAGCGCGACTTCTTCCTGGAGAACGACGGCATCTTCGGGTTCCAGGACGCGCAGGTCCGCAACTACCGCCTGGGCTCGGGTCCGAGCGATTTCAAGCTCTTCCACTCGCGGCGGATCGGTCTGTCGCCGGAGCGCGAGCCGTTGCCGATCGGGGGTGGCGCGCGCCTGACCGGGCGCATGGGCGCGTTCGACGTGGGGCTGCTCAACATGCAGACCCGCGACGACCCCCTGGCCGAGCCGGAGAACTTCACGGTGGTGCGCCTGCGTCGGAACCTGCTCACCAGCTCGGACGTGGGCGTGATGTTCACCAACCGTCAGACCACCGGCGGGGACGACGCCTACAACCGGGCCGCGGGCGTGGACGGCAACTTCCGGTTCGGCAGCACGCTGGTGAACGCGTACGTCGCCGCCAGCGACCAGCCGGACGCGGAAGGCAGCACCATGGCCGGAAAGCTGGAGGTGGCGTGGCGAAGCCCGCTGTGGGACGTCTCCGCATTCGGCAAGACGGTCGGGGACGGCTTCAACCCGGGGCTGGGGTTCGTGAGCCGGCGTGCGTTCCGCCAGGCGTTCGTCACGGTGGGCGCCCATCCCCAGCCCGACCTCCGGGGCGTGGCGGAGATCAACCCCTACGTGGACGCGAGCATCTACACGAACCTGGACGGCGACCTGGAGACCCGTGAGCTCACCGGCGGGGTGCAGGTCTCCTTCATGAACAGCTCGACGCTCACGTTCGAGGGCCTGCGGCAGCACGAGATGCTCTCCGCCGCCACACCCATCGCCGGGGCCACCGTCCCGGCAGGCGAGTACGACTTCGGCCTGGTGACGGCCCGCTACCAGTCGGACGGCGGACGTCCGCTGTCCGGATCGCTCTCCGCCACGCATGGCAGCTTCTACGACGGCGACCGCACGTCCATCGGCGGGGCGGTGGCGTTGCGGCCCGACTACCACTGGTTCGTGGAAGGATCCTTCCAGCGCAACCGTCTGACGTTGGGGGGCGAACAGGTGGACGCCGACCTCTACGGCGCGCGCGTGCGCTACGGCTACGACACGCGCACGTTCTTCAACGCGTTCGTGCAGTACAACGGTGCCGCGGACGAGCTGGTCAGCAACGTCCGCTTCAACCTCATCCACGCGCCGTTGAGCGACCTGTTCCTCGTCTACTCCGAGCGTCGGGACCGCGACCCCGCACCCGGCACCGACGCGCTCATCGATCGCGTGCTCACCCTGAAGGTCACGCGGCTGTTCGCGTTCTAG
- a CDS encoding DUF5916 domain-containing protein: protein MTRVRSRRELLWCLVTTLPLFVAPAVRAQQTGELGGASLPSAIDGSPAPMAPATITRDALGRATVRAIRLTEPFRLDGVLDESVYETNEPFGGFVQAAPLAGAPSTERTDVWIMYDDENLYVTCRCWDEAPPGLWIVNELRRDTPGLRNNEHFGIMLDTFYDRRSGSMFYANPLGGRSDYAVVDEGGPNTDWNPVWDVVSGRFDGGWTLEMAIPFKSLRYQTGPDPLWGLQMRRSIRHKNEWAYLNPVPAFLAGPQALNRVSAGGTLVGLELPPAGNNLEVKPYALAGLSTNRVSTPAIDNDGTADVGLDLKYGITANLTADLTVNTDFAQVEVDEQQVNLTRFSLFFPEKREFFLEGRGVFEFGRGGGGGGFGGGGGGGGGGGGGGRGGGDTPTLFYSRRIGLESGELVPIQAGGRVTGKVGPFAVGALNIQTGGVDGAGIPSTNFSVLRLKRDILRRSAIGALFTNRSQAVTAEGSNQVYGVDAAFGFFTNLNLGGYWARSVTEGLDGNDASWQAQMSYAADLVGLDVSVLDVGDDFNPEVGFLRRSDFRKSSVEARFSPRPQRYRSIRKLTWNASLDYYENGDGFMESRSQEGRFNVELENSDQITVQATKAFERLVDPFEVATDLSVAPGRYDFTDYRVWYSFGPQRRLSGTVVYNWGEFYDGSIRGVSVNQGRVVLTDRFSLEPGLSLNWLDLPAGESTQTVARVRADYAFTPRMFASSLVQYNSGTESVSSNLRFRWEYRPGSELFVVWTDERDARRGGSGLQTRALVVKVTRLLRY from the coding sequence ATGACGCGCGTTCGCTCCCGACGGGAACTCCTGTGGTGTCTGGTCACGACGCTCCCGCTCTTCGTCGCACCGGCGGTGCGGGCCCAGCAGACGGGAGAGCTGGGCGGCGCGTCGCTCCCGTCCGCCATCGACGGTTCACCCGCCCCCATGGCCCCCGCCACCATCACCCGCGACGCCCTGGGCCGGGCCACCGTCCGTGCCATCCGCCTCACGGAGCCGTTCCGGCTGGACGGCGTGCTGGACGAATCCGTCTACGAGACCAACGAGCCGTTCGGCGGGTTCGTGCAGGCCGCTCCGCTCGCGGGTGCGCCTTCCACGGAGCGCACCGACGTGTGGATCATGTACGACGACGAGAACCTCTACGTCACGTGCCGCTGCTGGGACGAGGCGCCGCCAGGGCTGTGGATCGTCAACGAGCTGCGCCGCGACACGCCCGGGCTCCGCAACAACGAGCACTTCGGCATCATGCTGGACACGTTCTACGATCGGCGTAGCGGCTCGATGTTCTACGCCAATCCGCTGGGAGGCCGCTCCGACTACGCCGTGGTGGACGAAGGGGGCCCCAACACCGACTGGAACCCGGTGTGGGACGTGGTGTCGGGTCGCTTCGACGGAGGGTGGACGCTGGAGATGGCCATCCCGTTCAAGTCGCTCCGCTACCAGACGGGTCCGGACCCGCTCTGGGGGCTGCAGATGCGCCGGTCCATCCGCCACAAGAACGAGTGGGCCTACCTGAACCCGGTGCCGGCCTTCCTGGCGGGACCCCAGGCGCTGAACCGGGTGTCGGCGGGTGGGACGCTCGTGGGACTGGAGCTCCCGCCCGCGGGCAACAACCTGGAGGTCAAGCCCTATGCGCTGGCGGGGCTCTCCACCAACCGCGTCAGCACGCCCGCCATCGACAACGACGGCACCGCCGACGTGGGGCTCGACCTCAAGTACGGCATCACCGCCAACCTCACCGCCGACCTGACCGTCAACACCGACTTCGCGCAGGTGGAGGTGGACGAGCAGCAGGTGAACCTGACGCGCTTCAGCCTCTTCTTCCCGGAGAAGCGTGAATTCTTCCTGGAGGGCCGGGGGGTCTTCGAGTTCGGGCGCGGGGGTGGGGGCGGTGGTTTCGGCGGGGGCGGTGGAGGCGGGGGTGGCGGCGGTGGTGGGGGCCGTGGCGGCGGGGACACGCCGACCCTCTTCTACAGTCGCCGCATCGGGCTGGAAAGCGGGGAGCTCGTGCCCATCCAGGCCGGCGGTCGGGTGACCGGCAAGGTGGGACCGTTCGCCGTGGGCGCGCTCAACATCCAGACGGGTGGCGTCGACGGTGCCGGCATCCCCTCCACGAACTTCAGCGTGCTGCGACTCAAGCGCGACATCCTGCGTCGCAGTGCCATCGGCGCGCTGTTCACCAATCGCTCGCAGGCGGTCACCGCCGAAGGCTCCAACCAGGTCTACGGTGTCGATGCCGCGTTCGGGTTCTTCACCAACCTGAACCTGGGCGGATACTGGGCGCGCTCCGTCACCGAAGGTCTGGACGGCAACGACGCGAGCTGGCAGGCCCAGATGAGCTATGCGGCCGATCTGGTCGGGCTCGATGTGTCCGTGCTGGACGTAGGGGACGACTTCAACCCGGAGGTGGGCTTCCTGCGTCGCTCGGACTTCCGCAAGTCGTCCGTGGAGGCGCGCTTCAGCCCGCGGCCGCAGCGCTATCGCTCCATCCGCAAGCTCACCTGGAACGCCTCGCTCGACTACTACGAGAACGGCGACGGCTTCATGGAGTCACGGAGCCAGGAGGGCCGCTTCAACGTGGAGCTGGAGAACAGCGATCAGATCACCGTGCAGGCCACGAAGGCGTTCGAGCGGCTGGTGGATCCGTTCGAGGTGGCCACGGACCTGTCCGTGGCACCCGGCCGCTACGACTTCACGGACTACCGCGTGTGGTACTCCTTCGGACCGCAACGCCGGCTGTCCGGCACGGTGGTCTACAACTGGGGCGAGTTCTACGACGGCTCCATCCGCGGTGTGAGCGTGAACCAGGGCCGGGTAGTGCTGACGGATCGCTTCTCCCTGGAGCCCGGGCTCAGCCTCAACTGGTTGGACCTGCCTGCGGGCGAATCCACCCAGACGGTGGCGCGGGTGCGCGCCGACTACGCGTTCACGCCGCGCATGTTCGCGAGCAGCCTGGTGCAGTACAACTCGGGCACCGAGAGCGTGTCCTCCAACCTGCGCTTCCGCTGGGAGTACCGACCCGGCAGCGAGCTGTTCGTGGTGTGGACGGACGAGCGCGATGCGCGTCGCGGCGGCAGCGGACTGCAGACGCGGGCGCTGGTGGTGAAGGTGACGCGGCTGCTCCGGTACTGA
- a CDS encoding metalloregulator ArsR/SmtB family transcription factor — translation MVTNSALADPALDRTLHALADPTRRALLARLARGEASVGELAEPFAISRPAISKHLRVLEEAHLVRRTREGRVSRCVLDAAPLKDVAAWVARYEAFWEQQLDALARYLADTTTGGEDG, via the coding sequence ATGGTTACGAATAGCGCACTGGCCGATCCAGCCCTGGACCGGACCCTCCATGCCCTGGCCGACCCGACCCGTCGGGCGCTCCTGGCGCGTCTGGCCCGAGGCGAAGCCTCCGTGGGCGAGCTCGCGGAGCCGTTCGCCATCTCGCGTCCGGCGATCTCCAAGCACCTGCGGGTGCTGGAGGAGGCCCACCTGGTGCGGCGGACCCGGGAGGGTCGGGTGAGCCGCTGCGTCCTGGACGCCGCGCCGCTCAAGGACGTGGCGGCCTGGGTGGCGCGGTACGAGGCGTTCTGGGAACAGCAGCTGGACGCGCTGGCGCGCTACCTCGCGGACACCACGACGGGAGGGGAGGACGGGTGA
- a CDS encoding SRPBCC family protein, whose translation MTRQVPAPPARVFEAWTTPDQMKAWACPEGATVEAVEVDLRVGGAWEIRMQAGEERYTAHGTYRAVEPPARLVYTWDWREAGREVGETVVTVEFRAVAEGTEVVVVHTGFASAESCAGHRIGWDSCLDRFGSLFS comes from the coding sequence GTGACGCGGCAGGTGCCGGCCCCTCCGGCTCGGGTCTTCGAGGCCTGGACGACCCCCGACCAGATGAAGGCCTGGGCGTGCCCGGAAGGCGCGACCGTGGAGGCCGTGGAGGTGGATCTGCGCGTCGGAGGAGCCTGGGAGATCCGGATGCAGGCCGGCGAGGAGCGCTACACCGCCCACGGCACGTACCGCGCGGTGGAGCCGCCCGCGAGGCTGGTCTACACCTGGGACTGGCGGGAAGCGGGACGGGAGGTGGGCGAGACCGTGGTGACGGTCGAGTTCCGTGCGGTCGCCGAGGGCACGGAGGTGGTGGTGGTGCACACCGGTTTCGCGAGCGCCGAGTCGTGCGCTGGGCATCGCATCGGGTGGGACAGCTGCCTGGACCGCTTCGGGAGCCTCTTCTCCTGA
- a CDS encoding MBL fold metallo-hydrolase, producing MRTLLLLLVSASALAAQDPSAVWSVQEWRPGVHASVVRDGVPWAQYATSLIVVGDDGVLVVDTRDTPRAALDLLAHVRRITDRPVRWVVNTHWHWDHMGGNQVFADSFPDVEIVAHAETARRIREDGAARFAEETQRLEARVERLERWQAQGRTDDGQVLADDDRAQITAVLARDRKRIQDLSAVRIVPPTLEVTEAWSPPGWPELRVLHPGPAHTDGDLVVLVTDQGVGAIGDLIEHGLPWFGDGTVRGTAQALARIDALDPTPLLLPGHGPIPTDHALRRGQRAFLDAVDAALRAPDGSWRSLEEARAALDADAHRGAFPDISDAAWAEWVDSVLEQRRGEG from the coding sequence GTGCGCACCCTTCTGCTGCTCCTGGTCTCCGCGTCGGCCCTGGCCGCGCAGGATCCGTCCGCCGTCTGGTCCGTCCAGGAGTGGCGGCCCGGCGTCCACGCGAGCGTGGTCAGGGACGGTGTGCCCTGGGCGCAATACGCCACGTCTCTCATCGTCGTAGGGGACGACGGCGTCCTCGTCGTCGACACGCGCGACACGCCCCGGGCCGCGCTCGACCTGCTGGCCCACGTGCGCCGCATCACGGACCGGCCGGTGCGCTGGGTGGTCAACACGCACTGGCACTGGGATCACATGGGAGGGAACCAGGTCTTCGCGGACTCGTTCCCGGACGTGGAGATCGTCGCACATGCCGAGACTGCGCGTCGCATCCGGGAGGACGGCGCCGCACGCTTCGCCGAGGAGACCCAGCGCCTGGAGGCGCGGGTCGAACGGCTCGAGCGCTGGCAGGCGCAAGGTCGCACCGACGACGGCCAGGTCCTGGCGGACGACGACCGGGCGCAGATCACCGCCGTGCTCGCGCGCGACCGGAAGCGCATCCAGGACCTGAGCGCGGTGCGCATCGTTCCTCCCACGCTCGAGGTCACCGAGGCGTGGAGTCCCCCGGGGTGGCCGGAGCTGCGGGTGCTGCACCCCGGCCCTGCCCACACCGACGGCGATCTCGTGGTGCTGGTGACCGACCAGGGCGTCGGCGCCATCGGCGACCTGATCGAGCACGGGCTGCCGTGGTTCGGCGACGGCACCGTGCGCGGCACGGCGCAGGCGCTCGCACGCATCGATGCGCTGGACCCCACTCCGCTCCTCCTGCCCGGTCATGGACCGATTCCGACGGACCACGCGCTGCGCCGCGGCCAGCGCGCGTTCCTCGACGCCGTGGACGCGGCCCTGCGCGCGCCCGATGGGTCGTGGCGGTCGTTGGAGGAGGCGCGCGCGGCGCTGGACGCCGACGCCCACCGGGGCGCTTTCCCGGACATCTCCGACGCCGCCTGGGCGGAATGGGTGGACAGCGTGCTGGAGCAGCGGCGCGGGGAGGGGTAG